The following DNA comes from Streptomyces sp. NBC_00690.
CACGATCATGGTGCTGGGACCGGCCGGCAACTTTCCGCTGCTGGTCGGCGCGTATGCGGTGGGCACCTTCTTCCTGATCGGTCCGTACGCCGCCGTGCTGTTCTTCACGGGCGAATCGTTTCCGGTGGAGACCCGTGCCACCGGCAGCTCGTTCATCAACTCACTCGGTCAGGTGGGGGCGATCATCGGCGGTGCCCTGTTCACGGCGACACTGTCCGCCGCTGGCTCGGGCTCGCAGGAGCAGGCCGATGCCTGGATACGCTCCGGTCTGATCTGGGGCTGCCTACCGATCCTGCTGTCCGCATTCGCCATTCTGTTCAGCCGCAATGTTCAGCCGATCAGCAGTACGGGTGAGCGCAGCGGGGTGAGCCCCATCGCGGACGTGCCGTCTCCGGGCTGACGCTCCCCGCTCCCCGATGGTCTGCCGCTGCCGTCCACCGACCGTACGGGACCGGCTTCCGCGGGGTGTTGCCGTGCCAGCTCCGTCCGGTGCATTCGCCGGACGGAGCCGTGCGGGAGGATGGGGCACCACCGCGATGTGGGACGCGGGAAGGTCCGGGAGCCACGTCGCTCGACTAGTTGGGCTGCGGGGCCTCGGTGTGCCACTTCCGATGCAGCTCGTCGGACATCATGCTCGGCCGAGGGGCCACCGTGGCTGCTGTGGTCTCCGCGTCGCAGGTGGTGAACTCCGTCGTTCCGTCCTTGCTGCCGAGGCGCACCTCTCCTGGACTGTCAGGGGCCACCAAGTAGGCGGTGGTGCAGACCACCTGACGGACCGCCGTGTCGTCAAGATCGGCCAGGGGAATGGGCAGGTGGACCGTGGTGCCACCGTCCTCGGCCGGTACGACGACGATCCTGCCGCCCGGGGGGAGATCCGGCAGCCCGTCCCTCAGCCCGGCGGCCCGTTCTTCTGGCTGCGGTCCCGCGAACAGCATGGCGAGGAACTTGGAGCTCGTCATGTATCGCGGGGTCTGTTCTCCCCAGGTGGTTCCGATCACGGGCACTGGGACCAGAGCACCGCCCGCTGACCGGAAGAAGAGGAACATCCGTTCCGGCTGGCCGGGTGACACCTCGATCGAAGCGGGGTCGCCGGCCTCGACCGGGTCGGTCGCGCTGATGCCGCAGCCCGTGAGCAGCGCGGTAAGCAGCAGCGCGGTGACCCCGATGCGCAGCGGCCCCCTCATGCGCCCGTCCTTCCGGTGCCCAGGGGGATCTCGACGGTGAAGACCGCGCCCTTTCCACCGAGGGCGTTCCCGGCGTGGACCGTACCGCCGTGGAGCCGGACGTTCTCCCGGGTGATCGCGAGTCCCAGCCCGCTGCCCGTCGAACGGGTGCGGGCCACATCCGCCTTGTAGAAGCGGTCGAAGATGTGTGGGAGGGCTTCGGGCCTGATGCCCGGGCCCGAGTCGATGACCTCGGTGATCAGCACGGGCGCACCATCCCGGCGGGTCGAGGAGCGTAGCCGTACGGTGACGGGTGCGTCGCCGTGCCGCAGGGCGTTGCCCACCAGATTGGCGATCACGACATCGAAGCGGCGGGGGTCGAGCCGCGCCCGGATGCCGTCCGGTAGATCGGTGTGCACCAGGTCGGTCCAGTGTCGGGTGGCCAGAGTCCTGCGGATGGTCTCGGCGGCGTCGATCTCGTCCGTGTTGAGCTCGGCGGCGCGGGCGTCGAACCGGGAGATCTCCATCAGGTCCTCCACGAGCACGGCCAGCTTTCCGGTCTCGGCGCTGATCAGCCTGACGGCCTGGGCGGTGTCGGGGTCGAGGCGGGCGGCGTCCTCGTCGAGCACCTCGGTGACGGCCAGCATCCCGGCCAGGGGAGTGCGCAGTTCGTGTGAGACATCGGCGGCGAAACGCCGGGCCCGAGCCTCGGCCTCTCGTAGCTCCGTGACCGAACGGTCCAGTTCACCGGCGGATGCGTTGAAGGTACGGGCGAGTCCGGCGAGTTCGTCGTTCCCACGGACCCTGATGCGGGTGTCCAGCTTGCCCTTGCCCATGTCGTGGGCTGCCCGTCGCAGTTCGCGCACCGGACGCAGCACGCTGCGGGCGGCGAGCAGCGCGGGGATCAGTGCGATCGCGAGTCCCGGTATCGCGCCGTTGCGGGCCGCTGTCACCAGGGCTTCGATCTGCGTCTGTTCATCGGACAGCCGCATGGTGGCGTAGAGGACGAGTCCGCTGGGCAGTGTGGCGCCCGTCTTGGACTTGAGCACGACGGGCATTCCGACGGCCAGATAGGGAATCCCGTCCTTGATGACCCGTTCGAAGCTGCCGTGCGGATAGCCGGTCACCTTGCGGCGCAGCGCGGGGGTGATGACGGTGGAGACGGGGTTGGTGCCCGAGGAGACGCGCATCGCGCCGTACTCGGCGAAGACGTACCACGGGCGGGGCTTGCCCTTGCTGGCGATGTTGCGCAGGGTCCGCTTCAGGCTGTCCCGTCGTACGGGCAGTTCGACGGGCGACTGTTGGATCTGGTCGCGGAAGGAAGAGACCGCGGTGTCCTGGGTCGCCTGGAGTACGGAACTGCGTGCCTCGCGATAGGTGAGACCCGCGGTCGTCACGGCGCTGACGGCTGCGACGAGCAGGAACGCGAGGACCATCCGGGTGCGCAGGCCGAACGGGGTGATGCGTCTGTCGTCATCGTCGACGGTGGGGTCCGTGGCCGATGTGCCGACGGTCTTCGGCTGCCGGTCGGCGCGCTTCCGCGGGCGCTTCACAGTGGCCCGAAGCGATAGCCGAAGCCGCGCAGGGTCTGGATGTAGCGGGGGTTTCCCGGTATGTCCTCGATCTTGTTGCGCAGCCGCCGGACACAGGCGTCGACCAATCTTGCGTCACCGTGGTAGCTGTGTTCCCAGACGTGTTCCAGCAGTTGTTGACGGCTGAAGACCTGCTCGGGGGTGGCGCTGAGGTGCAGCAGCAGACGCATCTCGGAGGGTGCGAGCGCCAGTCGTCGACCCGACTTGGTGATGGTGAGCCCTGCGCGGTCGATGGAGAGGTCGCCGTGGAACTCCACGGCAGGTCGCCCGGTTGCCGGCTCGTCGAACCGCCGCAGCACGGCCCGGATGCGGGCCTCGATCACCTGAGTGCGGGCCGGCTTGACGATGTAGTCGTCCGCGCCCGCCTCCAGGCCGATGACGACGTCGAAGTCGTCACCGCGGGCGGTGAGCATGATGATCGGCAGTTGGCTGCTCTCCCGCACCCGGCGGCAGACCTCCACACCGTTGACCCCTGGCAGCATCAGATCGAGGAGCAGGAGATCGGGCCGGAATTCGTCGAGGGCGGCGAGTCCGGCCTCCCCGGTGGCGGCGGTCCGGACGTCGTGCCCGCGTCGGCGCAGGCCGAGTTCGACTCCTTCGCGTACGGAGGGGTCGTCTTCGATGAGAAGCACGCGTGGCATGAGCGCAGTATTCCAAAGGGGTTTCAGTGCCTGGTGGGGCGTCTGCGAATGCGCTGGGTGAGGCCGGAGAGTGCGGCTTCGAGTTCGGTGAGCCGCAACGGGCGGGCCAGAGTTGCGAAGACCAGCCCGATGGCCACGGCGCCGACGAGGCCCGCGCCGACGGCGCCCAGGGACGCGGCCCGGGTCGCGGCCATATGTCCGAGGGGCGCGGCGATGGCTCCGGCGAGCAACAGCCGGGCCTGGGCGCCGACCGCGGCGGACCGCCACACTCCGCGGTTCTTCGCCCGCTGGGCGCCCCGGCCGGCCCGCTCGGACTCGGTTCCGGACAGCGGTGCTTCACCTTCGCGCGGAGCCGGCACCGCGCTCGTACTCGGGGAAGTGAGCCTGCGGCGCAGGACGATCGCCGTCACCACCCAGCCGATCGTCAGCGCCAAGGAGTACGCCCCGGCCATCCCCGTCACCGCCCACCGCACCGGCAGCAGTGTGTAGGCGGTCAGCGACAGGGTCGCGTTGAGCCCGGCGATCACCAGGTTGAGGAGGAAGGGGGTACGGGTGTCGGAGAGCGCGTAGAAGGCGCGGCAGAGCACGTACTGACCGGAGAAGGCGATCAGTCCGGGGGCGAAGGCCATCAGGATTCCCGCCATCATGACGATGCCGTCCTCGTCGGTCCTCCCATAGCCGAAGACGACCGTCATCAACGGCTGCGCCAGAGCAAACAGGGCGCAGGCGGCCGGCACGATGAGGGCCGCACTGGTCCGCAGGGCGTAGGACACATCGCGTCGCACACCTGCCAGGTCACCGTCCGCCGCGGCCCGGCTCATCCGGGGCAACAACGCGGTGACGAGGGAGACCGTGACGATCCCGTGCGGCACGGCCCACAGCAGATAGGCATTGCTGTACGCGCTGAAGCCCGCGCCGCCGTCGATGCCTTCAGCCGCCGCCCGTTCGCCCGCCGCCGTCGCCAACCGGGTGACGACCCAGTACGCGACCTGGTTGGACAGGACGAGCAGCACCAGCCAGCCGGCCGCACGCAAGGGCCTGGCCAGGCCCTGGCCGCGCCAGTCGAAGCGGGGCCGCCAACGAAAACGCGCCGCACGCAGGACGGGGGCGAGGGCGAGGGCCTGGAGGGCGATGCCCGCGGTCGTGCCCCAGCCGAGGAGTGCGATCTCCGCATCGGTCAGCGCGGCGCCGTCGGCGGTCGCCAGATAGAGGCCGAACACGGCGATCACCACGACATTGTTCAGGACGGGCGTCCACATCATCGCGCCGAACCGGCCACGGGCGTTCAGCACCTGCCCCAGGAGCGTAAACAGGCCGAGGAAGAAGATCTGCGGGAGGCAGTAGCGCGCGAAGGCGACCGTCATCTCCGCCTGCCGTCCGCTGTAGCCGGTGTACGCATCGACGATCGCGGGTGCCGCCCACACCGCACCCGCGGTGATCACCAGCAGCACGGCGAAGCAGATGGTGAGCAACCGGTCGGTGTACGCGGCTCCGCCGTCCTCGTGCTCCTTGGCGACCCGGACCAGTTCCGGTACGAAGACGGCGTTCAGGGCGCCGCCGACGAGCAGCATGTAGAGGATCGCGGGTACCGCGTTGGCCACGGCGTAGCCGTCGGCGGCGAGCCCGATGCCGAGCGCAGCCGCGACCACCGATGACCGCACGAATCCGGTGGCGCGGGACACCATCGATCCGGCCGCCATGATCGCGCCGCTGCGGGCGACGGACCGCTCGGGCTTCCCGCTGTCCGCCGTCCCGGTCGACGCAGCTGCCACGGGTGGCGCGCTCATCGGCGCGCCAGATAGGCGTGGAAAGCGCGGTACAGCGCGTGATTGGCGGTGCCACCCAACGGTTTCTCCCATTCCCCCAGGGTTTCCACGACCTGACCTCCGGTGCCCAGCTTCCAACGCAGCAGCCCGTACGAACGATCGGCGGGATCGAGTGTGGAGGGTACCCCGCGCATGTCGTACACCTCCGCGCCCAGGGCATGCGCATCCAGCAGCATCCGCCACTGGAGGGCGTTGGAGGGACGGACCTCCCGACGGTGATCGGCCGATGCGCCGGTCTGGTACCAGACCCGCCGTCCCACCGTCACCATGGTGTGCGCGGCGAGCACCTCACCGTCGTGGCGGGCCAGATACAGCTTCATCCGGCCCGGTTCCTCCGCGTTGAGAGCCGCGTACTGACGCTCGTAGTACGCCAGCGCCCGGCCGAGTCGAAAGCCGTCCCGCTTCTCGGTGATGCAGAGCAATCGGTAGAACTCGGGCAGGTCGGCCGCACTGCCCACCACCACCTCCACACCGGACTTCTGGGCACGGCGCACATTGCGTCGCCATTCCTGGTTGAGCCCGGACCACAGGTCCTCCCGGCTGCGGTCGGTCAGCGGTATCCGAAAGACATGACGGGGCTGTGCGTCACCGTCGCCGCCCGAACCCTCACCGCAACGCCGCCAACCGCGGGCGCGCAACCGCTCCGCGACCGCCGTCCCCAACGGGTCGACAGCGCAGTCGAGGACGTCCGTGAGGTGCCCGCCCGGGCCGCTGCGTTCCTTGAGCGGACGGGCGTCCCAACGGCGGTGCGCGGGGGCAGGCCCGATGCGCACGGCGAAGGCCCCCGCGTCCCGCAAATGCCGCAACAGCGGGTCGAGCCAGGCGTCGATGTCCGGCTCAGCCCAGTCCACCACCGGGCCCTCGGGCAGATAGGCGAAGTGCCGACGGGTGCCGGGGAACTGTCGCAGCAACACCAGGGCGACTCCGGTGAGTGCGCCCGCCGATGGAGCCGGACCCCAGCCGAGCAGCAGGGGCCGCCAGCCGTCCTTGACCTGGGCCCACGAGGGGCACTGAAGGAATCCGGCGCCCAGGGCGGCGCCGGGACGGGAGGCGAGGAACGCGCGGTACACATCGGCGCCGACGGGTTCGAGCCGTACTTTCGGCTGGTGGCGCTGGTCGTCCCGGCCGGGTGTCACAAGGAGCGCTGCCACAGTGTGAGCCTTTCTTCCACCCCGACCCCGGCCTGTCGCGGGGACGCCATGGATGCTCACACCGCTCCATGACCGTCCCGAGCGGCGCATGTGACGGGACGATGACCGTTTCCCACCGAGGGCCGTCATAGGGCAACCGGGGCGCTCGTCCGCACGGTTACCTCATGGGGTCGCCGATGCGGCCGACCACCAGCCAGCCGACCGACTCCCACGGAGGTCTCCGTTGCACCCGATATCCGCGCGCCCCGTACGCCGCACCACCGCGCGCCCGACGTTCGCCGCCCTGCTCGCCCCACTCGTACTGACGGCTTGCTCGTCCGGTGCCACCGGCGCGACGAGCGATGACCGGGTCGGTGGGGCCACCCGCGGCGGTGGTGTGCCCGCAACCGTGTCGGTGACCCCGAACGGGAAGGCCGTGAAAGCCGGCGAACCCGTGCGGGTCACAGCGCGCGGCGGCAGCCTCACCTCGGTTCAGGTCACCGACGGCAAGGGTCGGCCCCTCGCCGGCAGATTGACCGAGCGCAACACCGTGTGGACCTCGGACCGCAGAGCCGTGCCCGGGATGACGTACCAGGTCACGGCCGCGACGAAGACGAAGGACGGCACACCGGGAAGCGGGAAGTCGACCTTCTCCACTGCCGCGGCCGACAAGGTCAACCTGGTCGAATGGCACCCCGGTGAGAACACCACCATCGGTGTCGCTCACCCGATCTCCCTGCGCTTCGACCACCCCGTCAAGAACAAGGCGGAGGTGGAGCGGCAACTCAAGGTCGCCACCTCGAACAAAACCGAAGGCTCGTGGGGTTGGGTGAAGGACTGGTCGGGCCGTGATCGGGTGGACTGGCGGCCCAGGGAGTACTGGCGGCCCGGCACCAAGGTCACGCTCAGGGCCGAGTTGAACGGCATCCACTCCGGAGCGGCGGGCGGTTGGTTCGTACGTGACTACGCGACCACGTTCACCATCGGTGCGCGCCAGATCGTCAAGGTCGACCTCGACAACCACCGGCTCACCCTGGAGCGGGACGGCAAGCAGATCCACGACATCCCCGTGTCCGGAGGCACCCCCGGCGGTGACAAGCGCTCCTGGCGGGGCACGACGGTGCTCATGTCCAAGGAGGGCACCATCAATATGAACTCCGAGACCGTGGGCCTCGGCAATGCCTACAACAAGATGGTCGACTACTCGATGCGCCTGACCTGGTCCGGCATGTACGCACACGCCGCGCCCTGGAACTCCGCCCACCTCGGCCGTGCCAACAGGAGTTCGGGCTGTGTGGGCATGAGCACCGCCGATGCCGCCGCCTTCTACCGGAGCGTCCGGGTGGGCGATCCGTTCGAGATCACCGGCAAGGACACCAAGGGTGTACCCGAGCAGGGCAACGGCTTCAGCAATTGGAACCTGTCCTTCGAACAGTGGCAGCAGCGCAGCGCGCTGCGCTGAGGCCGGGCGGCGAACGCCGGGCGCGCGGGTTGGCGGGTGGTGCCGGGTCGTGCAAGGGGTGATGGATCAGACGCGCCCGCTGGAGACCTCGACCGGGTGACTTGGCGCCGCCCCCGCACTGCCCAGGGGAATGACGAGAGGGCTGCCGGCGACGGGGTCCTCGATGATGGTGCAGGGCAGTTCGAAGACCTCCTCGACCAGTTCCCTGGTGATGATCTGCGCGGGAGGTCCCTCGGCGACGACGGCTCCGTCCTTCATCGCGATTATGTGCGTTCCGTAGCGAGCGGCCTGGTTGAGATCGTGCAGCACCGCCACCAGGGTGCGGCCCTCCCGGTTGAGGCGCGTGAACAGTTCCAGCAACTCGATCTGGTGCGCGATGTCGAGGAAGGTCGTCGGTTCGTCGAGCAGCAGCAGGGGGGTCTCCTGCGCGAGGACCATCGCCACCCATACGCGCTGGCGCTGACCGCCGGACAGTTCATCCACGGGGCGGCCCGAGAGCGCGGACACATCGGTCGCCTCCATCGCCCGCAGCAGGGCCGCCTCGTCCGCCACCGACCACTGTTTGATCAGCTTCTGATGGGGGTGCCGACCGCGGGCGATGAGGTCGGCGACGGTGATCCCGTCCGGGGCGAGGGAGGTCTGCGGAAGCAGGCCGAGCACCCGGGCCACCTCCTTGGCGCGGTAGGAGGTGATGGCCTTGCCGTCCAGGACGACCTGGCCGCTGGACGGCTTGAGGAGCTTGGACAGGCCCCGCAGCAGTGTGGACTTCCCACAGGCGTTCGGCCCGACGATGACCGTGAACGAGCCATCGGGAATCCGGACGGACAGGTCGCGCGAGATGGTGCGTCGGTCGTAGCCGATGGTGATGTCCTCGGCTCGCAGCCGGGCCGGTGCCGTGTCCGTCGCGTCGTGGTCTTGCGTCTGCTTCATTTTCCGGGTCCTTGGCTGGGTGGTCGGATCAGTTGGCCCTGCGGGCTTCGCGCACCAGCAGCCACACGAAGTACAGCCCGCCGACCGAGACGGTCACGATGCCGACCGGAAGCTGGACCGGGGCGAACAGGCGCTGGCCGATCAGATCGGCGAGGACCAGCAGGAACGCTCCCAGTACGGCCGAAGGCAACAGGGCGACCGATGCGGAGCGGGTGACGCGGCGGGCGATCTGCGGTGCCACCAGGGAGATGAAGGCGATGGGCCCCGCCGAAGCCGTCACCAACGCGGTCAGCGACACGCCCAGGACCACCACGACGAGCCGAACGGCATTGGTGCGGGTCCCCAGCGCCGCTGCCGCATCGTCCCCGAGTTCGAGTTGCCGCATGGCGGGACCGGTCGCCAGGGCCAGGGGCACGAGCACCGCGAGGATGCCCAGAACGGGCCAGAGTTGTTCGTACCCCAGGCTGTTGAGGGAGCCACCGCCCCAGACCGCGGCGAGCATGGCCTCCTCGATGTCGGCCCTCAGCACCAGCCAGGTGTTGAACGCGCCGAGCATGGCGGAGATCGCGATGCCGACGATGATCAACTGGAATGCCTGCGTTCCCCCGCGGTAGGCGAGGACGAAGACCAGGAAGGCGGTCGCGATGCCACCGAGCAGGGAACCCGCGGCCACCTGGTAGTAGCCGCCACCCGTAAGCAGCATGACGACGAGGGCGCCAGTGTAGGAACCGGAGGAGAAGCCAATGATGTCGGGGGAGCCGAGGGGGTTCCTGCTGACGGACTGGAAGATCGCCCCGGCGATGGCCAGGGCCGCGCCGAAGAGCACCGCGAGAAGCGCTCGGGGCAGCCGCCACTCAACGATGATCTTCCTGGTGCCCCCCTCGCCGCCGCCCACCAGCGTCCGGATCACCTCGCCCAGGGGGATCTCGTACGTTCCGTACGCGAGCGAGACCAGGACCGTTCCGGCCGTAAGTGCCAGGAAGACCGCGCAGGCCACGGCGGTGCGCACATCGAAGCGGAACGACCAACGGGGGCCGCGGGAGACGACGACGGGCTTGCCGAAGTCGACGGGTGTGCTGCTCACAGTCCGCTCGCCTTCTTGCGGCGTACGAGGAGGATCAGCACGGGTGCGCCGATGAATGCGGTCACGATGCCGACCTGGAGTTCCTGGGGGGTGAGGACGATTCTGCCGACGGTGTCGGAGACGATCAGCAGGATCGGCGCGCAGACGATGGTGTAGGGGATGATCCAGCGCTGGTCCGGGCCGACGAACCAACGGGCCACATGGGGGACCATGAGGCCGATGAAGCCGATGGGTCCGGCCGCTGCGGTGGCGGCGCCGGCCAGCAGGGTGACGGCGATGATCACGGTCACCCGGGTGCGGCCGATGCCCCCGCCCAGCGACCTGGCGAGGTCGTCGCCGAGCGCGATCGCGTTCAGGGAGCGCGCCGAGGCCAGGGCGAGCAGCAGACCTGCGAGGACGAAGGGGAAGATGGTCCAGAAGATGTTCCAGCCCCGGGCGGCGAGCGATCCCGCGGCCCACCCCCGCATGGCGTCCAGGACCTCGGGGTTCAACAGGGTGATGGCTGCCGCCACCCCCGCGAGCACCGCGCTGAGTGCCACGCCGACGAGGGTCAGTTGCACCGGTGTCGCTCCGGCACGTCCGGCCGATCCGAGGACGTAGACCAGGGTGGTGGTGACGACCGCCCCGGCGAAGGACATGCCGAGGTGCTCCCCGATCGAGGAGAGCCCGAGGAAGGCGATCCCGATGGTGACGGCGAACCCGGCGCCCGCGTTGACGCCGAGGATGCCGGGGTCGGCGAGCGGGTTGCGGGTGAGTGCCTGGATGAGCGCCCCGGAGACTCCGAGGGCTGCTCCGACGATCAGCCCGAGGAAGGCCCGCGGCACCCGGAGGTCGCGCACGATGAAGGCGTCCTCCGAGCCGTCATGGGCGGTGAGCGCGTTCCAGACATCGGTGAAGGGGATGGACTTGGCGCCGAAGGCCAGGCTCAGCACCAGGCACGCGGCCAGGACGGCGAGGCAGGCGAGGAGCCCGAGGGCGCGCCCCACGTTGGTGCTCACCAGTCCCGGTCGGCGCTCTCCGCGCACTCCGCCGCCCTGGTCGGACGGCCCGGTCGGCGGGGACTGGTGCCGCCCGGCCGGGACGGCGGCCACTGTCGTGCTCATAGCCCCAGACGCTCCAACTGCACTTCGTAGAGGTCGCGTCCGAGTTCTTCGTCGCTGGTCTGCTCCCAGACCTTCTCCAGCCGGGTCACGGTGTCGCCGTCGAGGGCTTCGTACCGCTTCAGCCACTCCTCGTGCTTGAACGTCCAGTAGCCGATCACCTTGTACCACTCGGCCGGCAATTGGAGTTCATGGCGCAGATACCGCCGTGCGGTCCGCAGTTCCTTCGACTCGCCGGCCACCCAGACATAGGTGCCGGGGGCGACGGCGAGCTGGCGAAGTGCCTCGGTGATGGCGCTGGGGCCGACCCCGTTGCCGCGGCCGGGGATCCAGCGCACATCGAGCCGGCGGGCGGGGCTGGTGAGATCGATGGTGTGCGAGGCGTCGGCGATCTCGACGACGGCGGTCGCCTCGGTCGAGGGGTCGAGCTGTTCGAGGAGGCGGCCCAGCGCGGGCAGACCGGTGGCGTCGGTGACGAAGACCTGTCGGGCCGCATCGGCGGGAGGTTCGTACAGGCGCCGGGGTGTGCCGAAGACGATCCGGTCGCCTGGCCGGGCCCGGTTCGCCCAGCCGGCCGCGCGACCGTGTCCGTGCAGGACGAAGTCGATGTCCACCTCGCCGGCCGCCGGATCGAACCGCCGGATCGTGTACGGCGCGACATGGGGGTAGCGGTCGTCGGGGTAGTGCCAGTTGCCGTCTTCGCCGATCTCCGGCAGGAGGGGTTCGGCGCCCTCCTCGGGGAAGTGGATTCGGACGTACTCGTCGCCGACGCTGGTCGAGGGGTAGGACCCCAGCGCCTCGCTGCGGAGGGTGACCCGGGTCATGCCCGGGGACAGCAGTCGCAGGGCGGCCACTTCCGCGAGGACGTACGCGGGTGCCCCGGTCACGATCCGACCTTGGCGTCGATCTTCGCGAGGACTCCGTCGAGCTGGTTCAGGCTCTCGGTGCCCCAGTCGAAGGAGGAGACCACCGCGGCCGGGGTGTTCTCAAAGACGAAACCATTCTTCACGGCCGGGAGGTTCTTCCACACGGTGTTCTTGGAGAGGGAGGTGACGAAGTCCTGGAGGCCGTACGAGTGGATCAGGATGTCCGCGTTGGACAGCTTGCCGATCTGTTCGAGCGACAGCCACTCGCTCACCGTGCCGGGTTCGCCCTTGTGCTCGCCCGCGGTGAAGGGGCGGAACTTGGCGCCGACGGCGTCCCAGGCGGGGACGTAGAAGTGGCCGGTGGGATAGGTGCCCCAGGTGGACATGTCCTGTCCGTGCGCGAACACGGCGATGGTGTTGTTGGCCAGGACGTCCGCGTACTTGGCCTTCAGTTCGTCGGCGCGCTTCCTGAACGTCGCCTGCTGCTGCTTACCCTCCTCCGCCTTGCCCACGGCCGCGGCGATCATCAGCGTCCGGTCCTCCCAGGCGCCGACGCCCGATGCGTCGAGTTGGACCACGGGGGCGATGCCCTGGAGCCGCTCCAGCTCGCCCTTCTGGAGGAACCGCGTCTCAGCGAAGATCATGTCGGGGTCCTGCTTGGCCACGGCCTCGATGTTGAGCTCGTAGTAGGTCCCGATGGTCGCGGTCTTCTTGAGCGCCTCGTGGTAGCGCTTGGGGCGCAGGTTCGGGTCGGGGTCATCGAACCCCTCGACGACCCCGATCGGCTTGATCCCGAGGTCGACGAGAGTCGCGGGCGAGTAGAAGTCGACGGAGACGATGCGCTGCGGCTTCGCCGGGACCTCGACCTTGCCGGCGATGTCGGTGACCGTACGGGTCTCGGCGCCCGAGGTTTTCGCGGATTCCGTTCCGCCCGTCGAGCAGGCGCTCATGATCAGCACGGCGGCGGCGCTCGCGGCTGCCGTCGCGAGGAACCTCCGTCGCGACGGGCGGGATCCACGGGTGGTGCGGGGTGTCATCGGACTCCTTCAGGGACCCCGTACGACGGTCCGATGACCGGCGAATACGGGCTTAGGGCAGGCTTGCCTAAGTAAGGTAACTCAGTTCCCATGAGGGTATGGCGACACTTTGTTCTGGTTTCACGACACCCGGGCTCGGGGGAGCTCGGCTAACGGTGCCACGTCTTCCCCGCCGCTCATCGACCGGAAGTATGCGGCGGGTGTGTGGCCTGTGACCTGGCGGAACAGATCGATGAAGGTGCTCGGATTGGCATAGCCGAGACGGCGGGAGACGGCCACCACCGGCTTGCCCGCCGCGATGTCGATGAGGGCCGACCGCACCCGGACCAGGATGCGCCACTGGGTGAGGCTGACACCGGTGTCCCGCTGGAACCAGCGCATCAGGGTGCGCCCGCTCAGTCCGAGCTCCCTCGCCCACTCCTCCGTGGTCCGGTCGTCGGCCGGGTCGGCGATGATCCGGTCCGCGACCGCACGCAACTCCGGGGTCTTCGGCAGGGGGATGTCGAGTGAGGCGGCCTGGACCGGCTTGATCAGGTCCACGCCGACCTGCTGGAGCCGCAGCCTGACCTCGTCGGGCATCGGCTCCCGCTGGTTGTGGAGCAGTACCTCGCGCAGGAGACGGCTCAGCGGGATCCCCGTGACGGTGCGCCAGCTCATATGGGTCAGCTCGGGGTTGAGGAAGGTGGCGTACGTGACCGTGTCAGCGCTCGCCTTCACCCGGTGCGGCATCCCGGCCGGCAGCCAGATCCCCAACGCCGGCGGTACGAGCCACACATGCCCGGCCGCCTCGACCGTCACATTGCCCGTGCTGGACCACAGGAGTTCGGGCTCGGGGTGTGACATCCGCTCCCACTCCATCGGCTCGGGGGCGGTGAAGGTGCTCGTGGTGAGCAGCCAGGGGTCTTCGACCTGGCGTTCCCCGCTCGGGATGTAGGCGGT
Coding sequences within:
- a CDS encoding ABC transporter ATP-binding protein; this encodes MKQTQDHDATDTAPARLRAEDITIGYDRRTISRDLSVRIPDGSFTVIVGPNACGKSTLLRGLSKLLKPSSGQVVLDGKAITSYRAKEVARVLGLLPQTSLAPDGITVADLIARGRHPHQKLIKQWSVADEAALLRAMEATDVSALSGRPVDELSGGQRQRVWVAMVLAQETPLLLLDEPTTFLDIAHQIELLELFTRLNREGRTLVAVLHDLNQAARYGTHIIAMKDGAVVAEGPPAQIITRELVEEVFELPCTIIEDPVAGSPLVIPLGSAGAAPSHPVEVSSGRV
- a CDS encoding FecCD family ABC transporter permease, translated to MSSTPVDFGKPVVVSRGPRWSFRFDVRTAVACAVFLALTAGTVLVSLAYGTYEIPLGEVIRTLVGGGEGGTRKIIVEWRLPRALLAVLFGAALAIAGAIFQSVSRNPLGSPDIIGFSSGSYTGALVVMLLTGGGYYQVAAGSLLGGIATAFLVFVLAYRGGTQAFQLIIVGIAISAMLGAFNTWLVLRADIEEAMLAAVWGGGSLNSLGYEQLWPVLGILAVLVPLALATGPAMRQLELGDDAAAALGTRTNAVRLVVVVLGVSLTALVTASAGPIAFISLVAPQIARRVTRSASVALLPSAVLGAFLLVLADLIGQRLFAPVQLPVGIVTVSVGGLYFVWLLVREARRAN
- a CDS encoding iron chelate uptake ABC transporter family permease subunit → MSTTVAAVPAGRHQSPPTGPSDQGGGVRGERRPGLVSTNVGRALGLLACLAVLAACLVLSLAFGAKSIPFTDVWNALTAHDGSEDAFIVRDLRVPRAFLGLIVGAALGVSGALIQALTRNPLADPGILGVNAGAGFAVTIGIAFLGLSSIGEHLGMSFAGAVVTTTLVYVLGSAGRAGATPVQLTLVGVALSAVLAGVAAAITLLNPEVLDAMRGWAAGSLAARGWNIFWTIFPFVLAGLLLALASARSLNAIALGDDLARSLGGGIGRTRVTVIIAVTLLAGAATAAAGPIGFIGLMVPHVARWFVGPDQRWIIPYTIVCAPILLIVSDTVGRIVLTPQELQVGIVTAFIGAPVLILLVRRKKASGL
- a CDS encoding siderophore-interacting protein, encoding MTGAPAYVLAEVAALRLLSPGMTRVTLRSEALGSYPSTSVGDEYVRIHFPEEGAEPLLPEIGEDGNWHYPDDRYPHVAPYTIRRFDPAAGEVDIDFVLHGHGRAAGWANRARPGDRIVFGTPRRLYEPPADAARQVFVTDATGLPALGRLLEQLDPSTEATAVVEIADASHTIDLTSPARRLDVRWIPGRGNGVGPSAITEALRQLAVAPGTYVWVAGESKELRTARRYLRHELQLPAEWYKVIGYWTFKHEEWLKRYEALDGDTVTRLEKVWEQTSDEELGRDLYEVQLERLGL
- a CDS encoding ABC transporter substrate-binding protein produces the protein MTPRTTRGSRPSRRRFLATAAASAAAVLIMSACSTGGTESAKTSGAETRTVTDIAGKVEVPAKPQRIVSVDFYSPATLVDLGIKPIGVVEGFDDPDPNLRPKRYHEALKKTATIGTYYELNIEAVAKQDPDMIFAETRFLQKGELERLQGIAPVVQLDASGVGAWEDRTLMIAAAVGKAEEGKQQQATFRKRADELKAKYADVLANNTIAVFAHGQDMSTWGTYPTGHFYVPAWDAVGAKFRPFTAGEHKGEPGTVSEWLSLEQIGKLSNADILIHSYGLQDFVTSLSKNTVWKNLPAVKNGFVFENTPAAVVSSFDWGTESLNQLDGVLAKIDAKVGS
- a CDS encoding AraC family transcriptional regulator, whose translation is MRLWGAPTLEPDEWTAYIPSGERQVEDPWLLTTSTFTAPEPMEWERMSHPEPELLWSSTGNVTVEAAGHVWLVPPALGIWLPAGMPHRVKASADTVTYATFLNPELTHMSWRTVTGIPLSRLLREVLLHNQREPMPDEVRLRLQQVGVDLIKPVQAASLDIPLPKTPELRAVADRIIADPADDRTTEEWARELGLSGRTLMRWFQRDTGVSLTQWRILVRVRSALIDIAAGKPVVAVSRRLGYANPSTFIDLFRQVTGHTPAAYFRSMSGGEDVAPLAELPRARVS